In Pseudomonadales bacterium, a single window of DNA contains:
- a CDS encoding Na(+)/H(+) antiporter subunit D: MIEILPPAIILLVGAGLVGLTRGYLRDAIVLLAPLITIWAVWQVPEGVTLSMSFINYQIEPIEGNAVRRLFALIFSTMAFVGGIYAFRQASRLELSAAYAYAAGAIGVAFAGDLITLFLFWEMMAIFSTVIVWCGGTLSSSRAGMRYAIMHVLGGVILMAGIAGVAIQTGSIDIRALQAEDFSTWLILIGLLVNAAAPPVSAWLADAYPEATPSGAVFLSAFTTKTAVLALILLFPGDPILIGVGIYMIFYGIIYALLENDARRILAYSIVNQVGFMVCAIGIGTELALNGAAAHAVAHIVYKALLFMSAGVVLYRTGKRKCTDLGGLFRTMPLSCACGIVGALSISSFPLTSGFTTKTLISEAAIVEGFALIYFLLAAASAGVFLHAGIKFPWFVYFQKDSGLRPKDAPWNMALAMMLFAILCIFIGVYPQPLHALLPYPLEYDAYVPGKVVFYLQLLLFSGLAFFLLLPAMKRTLTITLDFDWFWRVCFIRLGGSLFETFARSGKILQRSMDCLLGMLHGWLKQCLGMNGIFARPWPIGVAAIWIALLLSVYVLIYYI, translated from the coding sequence ATGATTGAGATATTGCCACCGGCTATCATATTATTGGTTGGGGCAGGGTTGGTCGGCCTTACCCGTGGTTACCTTCGTGATGCGATCGTACTGCTGGCGCCACTGATCACTATCTGGGCTGTGTGGCAAGTTCCAGAAGGCGTTACATTGTCCATGAGTTTCATCAACTATCAGATCGAGCCAATCGAGGGTAATGCGGTACGAAGGTTGTTTGCCCTCATATTTTCGACGATGGCGTTTGTGGGCGGAATTTATGCGTTCCGCCAGGCCAGTCGCCTTGAGCTGAGCGCGGCGTACGCCTATGCTGCCGGGGCAATCGGGGTGGCGTTTGCCGGTGATCTCATAACGCTGTTCCTGTTCTGGGAAATGATGGCCATTTTCTCCACAGTTATCGTCTGGTGCGGTGGCACGCTTTCGTCATCTCGGGCAGGCATGCGTTATGCCATTATGCATGTCCTGGGCGGTGTTATCCTGATGGCAGGTATCGCAGGAGTAGCCATTCAAACGGGTTCCATCGACATTCGAGCCCTCCAGGCCGAGGACTTTTCCACCTGGCTGATTTTAATTGGTTTGCTGGTCAATGCGGCGGCGCCTCCAGTTTCGGCATGGCTTGCGGACGCCTATCCGGAGGCAACTCCCTCGGGGGCGGTGTTCTTATCTGCGTTTACCACCAAGACGGCGGTATTAGCGCTAATTTTGCTTTTTCCCGGTGACCCGATATTAATCGGCGTTGGAATCTACATGATTTTCTATGGGATTATCTATGCGCTACTGGAAAATGACGCGCGGCGTATTCTTGCTTATTCGATTGTAAATCAAGTTGGGTTCATGGTGTGTGCCATTGGTATCGGCACCGAGCTTGCGCTTAATGGCGCTGCTGCCCATGCTGTGGCTCATATCGTTTACAAGGCGCTGTTGTTCATGAGCGCAGGAGTTGTGCTTTACCGAACGGGTAAGCGAAAGTGCACTGATCTTGGTGGCCTTTTTCGCACCATGCCCTTGTCTTGTGCCTGCGGTATTGTTGGCGCGTTATCCATCTCTAGCTTTCCATTGACCTCTGGATTTACCACAAAGACGCTGATCTCAGAAGCAGCTATCGTCGAAGGCTTTGCGCTGATCTATTTTCTGTTGGCAGCCGCATCCGCCGGGGTTTTCTTGCACGCGGGCATAAAATTTCCATGGTTCGTATATTTCCAGAAAGATTCGGGTCTCCGGCCCAAAGACGCACCCTGGAACATGGCGTTGGCAATGATGTTGTTCGCGATCCTTTGCATTTTTATTGGCGTCTACCCGCAGCCGCTGCATGCGCTTTTACCCTATCCATTGGAATATGATGCTTATGTACCCGGTAAAGTGGTCTTTTATTTACAGTTACTCTTGTTCTCAGGACTTGCCTTTTTCCTTTTATTGCCAGCGATGAAACGCACGCTAACGATTACGCTGGATTTTGATTGGTTTTGGCGGGTGTGCTTCATTCGACTAGGGGGTAGCCTGTTTGAAACGTTCGCACGCAGTGGAAAAATTCTCCAGCGCAGTATGGATTGTCTGCTTGGAATGTTACATGGTTGGCTTAAACAGTGCTTAGGTATGAATGGAATATTTGCAAGACCTTGGCCGATAGGTGTTGCTGCAATTTGGATTGCGTTATTGCTGAGTGTCTACGTGCTGATCTATTACATCTAA
- a CDS encoding universal stress protein: MNRFKAILCVMQQGKDCELTFKRSVSLAETNQASLKVITVSATMADMSGTPLGSSISADIQTAIKDTQEQWLQTLITPYQNRLTIQAKALIGTPFLEIIREVLRHGHDLVIKSVENQDWLDRIFGSDDMHLMRKCPCPVWLIKPQAPDSYQRILAAVDVDDAYPAKELAARHQQSIQILEMATSLALSDSAELHVAHAWEAIGEQSLRNALAHTPEDKIAAYVAQVKQHRKEGLAKLLNEVTKNLGKDALDYLKPQKHLVKGWARKEIPLLAKRIKADLVVMGTVARTGIPGFLMGNTAETILNQIDCSVLAIKPPGFVTPVTVRS; the protein is encoded by the coding sequence ATGAACCGATTTAAGGCAATTTTATGCGTAATGCAACAAGGAAAGGACTGCGAACTCACGTTTAAGCGCTCCGTCTCGCTGGCGGAAACCAACCAAGCCAGCCTGAAGGTAATCACCGTTAGCGCAACCATGGCAGATATGAGTGGAACACCGTTGGGCAGCTCAATTTCAGCAGATATACAGACGGCCATCAAGGATACGCAAGAACAGTGGCTGCAAACCCTTATCACGCCCTACCAAAATCGATTAACCATTCAAGCCAAAGCATTAATTGGCACCCCCTTCCTGGAAATTATCCGCGAGGTGTTACGCCATGGTCACGACCTCGTCATTAAGAGCGTCGAAAATCAAGACTGGCTCGACCGGATATTTGGCAGCGATGATATGCACTTGATGCGCAAGTGCCCTTGCCCAGTTTGGTTAATTAAGCCGCAGGCGCCGGATTCTTACCAACGCATTCTAGCGGCAGTCGATGTCGATGATGCCTATCCCGCCAAAGAGCTTGCGGCACGCCATCAACAGAGCATCCAAATACTTGAAATGGCAACTTCTCTGGCTCTATCAGATTCAGCCGAACTACATGTAGCCCACGCCTGGGAAGCCATCGGCGAACAATCCCTGCGTAATGCCCTCGCCCATACGCCAGAAGACAAAATTGCCGCCTATGTGGCGCAGGTAAAACAACATCGCAAAGAGGGTTTAGCTAAACTGCTAAACGAGGTAACCAAAAATCTCGGCAAAGATGCGCTGGACTATTTAAAGCCACAAAAACATTTGGTCAAAGGTTGGGCGCGCAAGGAAATTCCGTTGCTCGCGAAACGCATCAAAGCTGACTTAGTCGTTATGGGTACTGTCGCGCGCACCGGTATTCCAGGATTTTTGATGGGCAATACGGCGGAAACCATACTCAATCAAATTGATTGCTCCGTTTTAGCGATTAAGCCACCAGGATTTGTGACGCCAGTTACAGTGAGGAGTTGA
- a CDS encoding cation-transporting P-type ATPase, with amino-acid sequence MDTLRIKHWHHLPREQIATLLDSDATKGLNTAEIERRKIRFGTNRLTLKKDKSPLFLFLLQFHQPLIYILLVASALTFFLQEWVDSSVIFGVILVNAVIGFIQESKARKAIRALAQAMEGTALVIRAGKKEKVSATELTPGDLVLLQSGDKVPADLRLLRTRELQIDESALTGESVPAPKQPESLAQETLLADRSNIAYSSTLVTYGTGAGLVVATGDDTEIGRINALIAGADTLATPLTKKISHFSGILLWVILVLAGLTLLAGWLHGEPLLDTFMAAVALAVGAIPEGLPAAMTIMLAIGVSKMAKRHAIIRRMPAVETLGSTTVICSDKTGTLTQNQMTVQEVYASDVGYQISGLGYAPLGEIFLDDQAIDTQSQPALVECLKAGLLCNDSRLISRAEQWSIEGDPTEVALLTAANKAGLSREQLEQTLPRIDTLPFESEHQYMATLHSSKPTAIIYMKGSVERVLARCSNAYDGHGESTTLNATDIHQQAEKMGAKGLRVLAFARKLVATSVVSVGHADVTEGLTFLGLQGMMDPPRQEAISAVKACQNAGIQVKMITGDHLSTATAIAGQMGLTGAVSNDPSSFAMSGHTLTQLSDHELIEVAQRTVVFARVAPEQKLRLVEALQAKGHVVAMTGDGVNDAPALKQANIGIAMGAGGTEVAKEASDMVLTDDNFSTIEAAVEEGRAVFDNLVKFITWTLPTNIGEGLVILVAVFTGITLPITPVQILWINMTTAVLLGLTLAFEVKEPGLMERPPRRPETPVITAELGFRIGLVSLMLLIGAFGLFEWALIQEKSIEAARTLAVNMFVFGELFYLFNCRSLRYSMFRLGIFSNHWLILGVIGMTALQLFFTYSPAMNRIFGSTPIGLTEWLCVLVGGMTIYSLVGVEKWLRNKWSSNNQPYSHRAPPTHRVRQGRVKDVK; translated from the coding sequence ATGGATACTTTACGGATCAAACACTGGCATCATTTACCGCGCGAACAGATCGCAACACTATTAGATTCAGATGCCACGAAAGGGCTGAATACCGCAGAAATCGAACGAAGAAAAATCCGTTTTGGCACCAATCGGCTTACACTAAAAAAAGACAAAAGCCCGCTATTTTTATTCCTGCTGCAATTTCATCAACCATTAATTTACATATTACTTGTCGCCTCTGCGCTAACTTTCTTTCTGCAAGAATGGGTTGATAGCAGTGTTATTTTTGGCGTGATCCTGGTAAACGCAGTCATCGGCTTTATTCAGGAGTCGAAGGCGCGCAAAGCCATCCGTGCGTTGGCGCAAGCAATGGAAGGTACCGCTTTAGTAATCCGTGCCGGGAAGAAAGAAAAAGTTTCCGCCACAGAGTTAACTCCTGGTGATCTGGTGCTGCTACAATCCGGCGACAAAGTGCCTGCCGATCTAAGATTATTGCGCACCAGAGAACTACAGATCGACGAGTCCGCATTAACTGGTGAATCTGTTCCGGCGCCAAAACAACCGGAGTCTCTCGCTCAGGAAACCCTGCTTGCTGATCGTAGCAATATTGCATACTCGTCCACCCTGGTCACCTACGGCACGGGCGCGGGCCTCGTTGTTGCCACAGGTGACGACACCGAAATAGGGCGTATTAACGCTCTAATCGCCGGGGCCGACACTTTAGCCACCCCTCTGACCAAGAAAATATCCCATTTCAGCGGTATATTGCTCTGGGTTATTCTGGTGCTGGCAGGCCTCACTTTATTAGCAGGTTGGCTGCACGGCGAACCGTTGCTGGATACCTTTATGGCCGCCGTTGCGTTGGCTGTTGGCGCTATCCCCGAAGGACTACCAGCGGCAATGACTATCATGCTTGCCATAGGTGTCAGCAAAATGGCCAAGCGTCATGCCATTATTCGCCGCATGCCCGCAGTAGAAACCCTCGGCAGCACTACCGTGATCTGCTCCGATAAAACCGGCACCTTGACGCAAAATCAGATGACAGTGCAGGAGGTCTACGCAAGCGACGTTGGTTATCAGATTTCCGGCCTCGGGTATGCGCCACTCGGGGAAATTTTTCTGGATGATCAAGCTATTGATACGCAGTCACAACCCGCGCTTGTCGAGTGCCTCAAAGCAGGCTTACTATGTAACGATTCGCGTTTAATTAGCCGTGCCGAGCAATGGAGTATCGAAGGCGATCCCACCGAAGTTGCCCTGCTCACCGCTGCTAACAAAGCGGGGCTTAGCCGCGAACAGCTTGAACAGACGTTGCCGCGCATTGATACCCTACCGTTCGAATCCGAACATCAGTACATGGCAACACTGCACAGTTCTAAACCCACAGCAATCATCTATATGAAAGGCTCAGTGGAACGCGTGTTGGCCCGTTGTAGTAATGCCTACGACGGACACGGCGAAAGCACCACACTTAACGCCACCGATATCCATCAACAAGCAGAAAAAATGGGCGCTAAAGGCCTGCGAGTATTGGCATTTGCACGCAAGCTAGTCGCCACCTCCGTTGTCTCAGTCGGTCATGCCGATGTAACAGAAGGCCTTACCTTTCTAGGTTTGCAGGGCATGATGGATCCACCGCGACAGGAAGCGATTAGCGCAGTTAAAGCCTGTCAGAATGCGGGCATCCAGGTAAAAATGATTACCGGCGACCACCTCAGTACCGCCACCGCCATCGCCGGTCAGATGGGGCTCACTGGCGCTGTCAGTAACGATCCAAGCAGCTTTGCCATGAGTGGTCATACGCTAACACAGCTTTCCGACCATGAACTCATTGAGGTTGCACAGCGCACTGTCGTATTTGCGCGTGTCGCTCCGGAACAAAAATTACGGTTAGTTGAGGCATTACAAGCTAAAGGTCATGTGGTCGCGATGACTGGCGATGGCGTCAATGATGCACCCGCACTCAAACAGGCCAATATTGGTATCGCCATGGGTGCGGGCGGGACCGAAGTCGCAAAAGAGGCTTCAGATATGGTGCTCACGGACGACAACTTCTCCACCATCGAAGCCGCCGTTGAAGAAGGCCGGGCAGTTTTTGATAATCTGGTTAAGTTTATTACCTGGACCTTGCCCACTAACATTGGTGAAGGTTTGGTCATATTAGTTGCCGTGTTTACTGGTATCACACTGCCCATAACTCCGGTACAAATTTTATGGATCAATATGACCACCGCCGTTCTGCTGGGCCTGACACTGGCATTCGAAGTCAAAGAACCCGGTCTTATGGAGCGTCCGCCAAGACGCCCGGAAACCCCAGTTATTACAGCTGAGCTTGGTTTTCGAATCGGCTTGGTCAGCTTAATGCTGTTAATCGGCGCTTTCGGTTTATTTGAGTGGGCTTTAATACAAGAAAAGAGCATAGAAGCTGCGCGCACCCTCGCCGTCAATATGTTCGTTTTTGGTGAGCTTTTCTACCTGTTCAATTGTCGCTCGTTGCGCTACTCCATGTTTAGGCTGGGTATCTTTTCCAACCACTGGTTAATTCTCGGGGTTATCGGCATGACGGCACTGCAGCTGTTCTTCACCTACAGCCCAGCGATGAATCGAATATTTGGTAGCACCCCCATAGGTCTAACCGAATGGCTTTGTGTATTGGTGGGAGGAATGACAATATATAGCCTAGTTGGAGTAGAAAAATGGCTCCGTAATAAATGGTCGTCTAATAATCAGCCATACTCTCACCGAGCACCTCCCACCCACCGGGTAAGACAAGGTAGAGTAAAGGACGTGAAATAG
- a CDS encoding DUF4212 domain-containing protein: MPEHSKHDEQVLDQRLVDNYWRANISLLVKLLLVWFMVSFGFGILLVEQLNRISLFGYPFGFWWAQQGSIYVFVGLIFFYVVRMKKIERQYGVDDDE, encoded by the coding sequence ATGCCCGAGCACAGCAAGCATGATGAGCAGGTGCTGGATCAGCGGTTGGTCGATAATTATTGGCGCGCCAACATCTCACTATTGGTTAAGTTACTGCTGGTATGGTTTATGGTGTCTTTTGGCTTTGGGATTTTATTGGTGGAGCAGCTCAATCGCATCTCCCTGTTTGGATATCCTTTTGGTTTCTGGTGGGCCCAGCAGGGCTCGATCTACGTATTTGTCGGGTTGATATTTTTCTATGTTGTGCGGATGAAAAAAATCGAACGCCAGTACGGCGTAGATGACGACGAATAG
- a CDS encoding cation acetate symporter, translating into MDTTSLTYLFVGLSFALYIGIAIWSQAGSTKDFYVAGGGVHPIANGMATAADWMSAASFISMAGIIAFAGYDASVYLMGWTGGYVLLALLLAPYLRKFGQFTVPDFIGERYYSKAARVVAVLCLIFISFTYVAGQMRGVGVVFSRFLEVEINTGVLVGMAVVFFYAVLGGMKGITYTQVAQYCVLIFAYMVPAIFISILITGNPIPQLGLGAEVLDGSGLSVLQKLDGTLVELGFNPYTEGKKSTIDVFAITLALMVGTAGLPHVIVRFFTVPKVSDARLSAGYALVFIALLYTTAPAVGAFARINFINTVHDTEYEKAPSWVKTWEDIGLIGWRDKNQDGKIQYSVGKAFQGAPEFMAERGEQGQRLMTNAVDDSANEVYVDRDIMVLANPEIAQLPGWVIALVAAGSLAAALSTAAGLLLVVSASISHDLLKKTFKPNITDKQELAYARIAAAVAICVAGYLGIHPPGFVAEVVAFAFGLAAASLFPAIFMGIFVRRMNKEGAIAGMLSGLSFTFAYILYFKFINLAANNAGHWLLGISPEGIGSLGMLLNFMVALAIARVTAEPPDAVKEMVDDIRIPSGAGVAHQH; encoded by the coding sequence ATGGATACCACTAGCTTAACCTATCTCTTCGTTGGTCTATCCTTTGCACTGTATATCGGCATCGCGATTTGGTCGCAGGCCGGTTCGACCAAGGATTTCTATGTGGCGGGTGGTGGCGTGCATCCGATTGCCAATGGCATGGCGACGGCAGCGGACTGGATGAGTGCTGCCTCCTTTATCTCTATGGCGGGTATTATTGCTTTCGCAGGCTATGATGCATCGGTTTATTTGATGGGCTGGACTGGCGGTTATGTGCTGTTGGCACTACTGCTTGCACCCTATCTGCGCAAATTTGGCCAATTTACCGTGCCGGATTTCATCGGCGAAAGATATTATTCTAAGGCGGCGCGAGTGGTGGCGGTGCTGTGCTTGATATTTATTTCATTTACCTATGTGGCGGGGCAGATGCGTGGCGTGGGTGTCGTGTTCTCCCGTTTTCTAGAGGTAGAGATCAATACCGGGGTGTTAGTCGGTATGGCAGTGGTTTTTTTCTACGCCGTTCTGGGCGGAATGAAGGGCATTACCTACACCCAGGTTGCACAGTATTGTGTGTTGATTTTTGCTTACATGGTGCCTGCCATTTTTATTTCGATCTTGATAACCGGTAATCCCATCCCTCAATTGGGCTTAGGCGCAGAGGTGTTGGATGGTTCTGGCTTGTCGGTGTTGCAAAAGCTGGATGGGACGTTGGTGGAATTGGGCTTCAACCCCTACACTGAGGGCAAAAAAAGCACTATAGATGTTTTTGCGATCACCCTGGCGCTGATGGTCGGTACAGCGGGTTTGCCACATGTTATCGTACGTTTTTTTACCGTGCCCAAGGTGTCTGATGCCCGTCTGTCAGCGGGATATGCGTTAGTATTTATCGCACTGCTTTACACTACCGCCCCGGCTGTTGGCGCCTTTGCACGTATTAACTTTATCAACACGGTGCATGACACTGAATATGAAAAAGCGCCGAGCTGGGTGAAAACCTGGGAAGATATTGGGCTGATCGGCTGGCGTGACAAAAACCAGGACGGCAAGATTCAGTACAGCGTAGGTAAAGCTTTTCAGGGCGCGCCGGAATTTATGGCAGAACGGGGCGAGCAGGGGCAGCGTTTAATGACCAACGCAGTGGACGACTCCGCTAATGAGGTCTATGTGGATCGTGACATCATGGTATTGGCCAATCCCGAAATCGCGCAGTTGCCCGGCTGGGTGATTGCCTTGGTGGCGGCGGGTAGCTTGGCAGCGGCGCTGTCCACGGCGGCGGGGTTATTGTTGGTGGTTTCGGCTTCCATTTCACATGATCTGTTGAAAAAAACCTTTAAGCCCAATATCACCGATAAGCAGGAACTGGCTTATGCGCGCATTGCTGCAGCCGTAGCGATCTGCGTCGCCGGTTATTTGGGGATTCATCCGCCCGGCTTTGTCGCTGAGGTTGTCGCCTTCGCCTTTGGTCTCGCCGCAGCCTCGCTGTTTCCAGCGATATTCATGGGCATTTTTGTGCGGCGCATGAACAAGGAGGGCGCGATAGCGGGCATGTTATCCGGGTTAAGTTTTACCTTTGCCTATATTCTCTATTTCAAATTTATTAATCTGGCCGCCAATAATGCGGGCCATTGGTTATTGGGAATATCGCCGGAAGGGATTGGCTCGTTGGGTATGCTATTGAATTTTATGGTTGCTCTGGCGATTGCCAGAGTGACAGCGGAACCCCCTGATGCGGTCAAAGAGATGGTTGATGATATCCGGATTCCAAGTGGCGCTGGGGTGGCCCATCAGCATTAA
- a CDS encoding phosphotransferase, which translates to MDQRQQQLASWVTAQLKEKALVQSDAILPLTPVSGDASFRRYFRATTNGRSFITMDAPPEKENSAPFVAIANSWFAAGVPVPEIYAADLGQGFMLLSDMGDVLYLDRLTAQSADALYQQALQTLVHIQPCCHIKGYELPHYNEARLTTEMELCPEWFFSKLLGLRLEREERKLLTGVFDALVSSALEQPQVCVHRDYHSRNLMLLQDGGVGVLDFQDAVLGPVSYDLVSLIRDCYISWPAPQEEKWIKQYMALAKSAKLIESVEYAQFKGWFDWMGLQRHIKCVGIFSRLYLRDGKAGYLKDIPRTFDYLKVVCAAYPQFAEFNQWLDDKIVPAMASCTDLAIRQDRQA; encoded by the coding sequence TTGGATCAAAGGCAACAACAGCTCGCCAGCTGGGTGACGGCCCAGCTGAAAGAAAAAGCCTTGGTGCAATCTGATGCTATTTTGCCGTTAACGCCCGTTTCCGGTGACGCCAGTTTTCGCCGCTATTTTCGAGCAACGACTAATGGGCGTAGTTTTATCACCATGGATGCACCGCCCGAAAAAGAAAACAGTGCGCCTTTTGTCGCCATTGCGAATTCTTGGTTTGCCGCAGGGGTGCCCGTGCCGGAAATCTATGCGGCGGATCTTGGGCAAGGTTTTATGCTGTTATCGGATATGGGTGATGTGCTCTATCTGGATAGATTAACAGCGCAGTCCGCTGATGCCCTTTATCAACAGGCGTTGCAAACACTCGTCCACATTCAACCTTGCTGTCACATCAAAGGGTATGAACTTCCTCACTATAACGAAGCACGTTTAACGACAGAAATGGAGCTGTGTCCGGAGTGGTTTTTCTCTAAATTATTAGGCTTGCGGTTAGAGCGTGAGGAACGAAAATTGTTGACTGGCGTATTTGATGCGTTGGTTTCTAGCGCACTGGAACAGCCACAGGTTTGCGTACATCGTGATTACCACTCGCGTAATTTAATGCTGCTTCAAGACGGTGGTGTTGGTGTGCTCGATTTTCAGGATGCCGTGCTTGGCCCCGTGAGCTATGATCTGGTGTCCTTGATTCGAGATTGCTATATCAGTTGGCCGGCACCGCAGGAAGAAAAATGGATCAAGCAGTATATGGCGCTGGCTAAAAGCGCCAAGCTGATTGAGAGCGTGGAGTATGCTCAATTTAAAGGCTGGTTCGACTGGATGGGCCTCCAACGCCATATCAAATGTGTGGGGATTTTCTCGCGCCTCTATCTGCGAGATGGTAAGGCTGGCTATCTTAAGGATATTCCAAGAACCTTTGATTATCTGAAAGTCGTGTGCGCTGCTTATCCACAGTTTGCAGAATTTAACCAATGGCTGGACGATAAGATTGTGCCAGCAATGGCAAGCTGTACTGATTTAGCAATCCGTCAGGATCGACAAGCATGA
- a CDS encoding nucleotidyltransferase family protein — translation MKALILAAGRGERMRPLTDTVPKPLLLVGGKPLLQYHVENLVAAGVSELVINHAYRGEQIETFLGDGSRFGAKIQYSPEAAALETGGGIFNALPLLGVETFLVVNADIWTDYPLATLLGKKCASAYLVLVDNPAHNPSGDFNLVKSASAETGLLKSDSVPEAVTLTFAGISLLNPLLFESCQSGAFPLAPLLRQAIAQGQVSAEHYHGAWFDIGTPERLQMTNQYLERL, via the coding sequence ATGAAAGCCCTTATCTTGGCAGCGGGTCGTGGCGAACGTATGCGCCCGCTCACAGATACAGTACCCAAACCTTTATTATTGGTCGGCGGCAAACCCTTGCTGCAATACCATGTCGAAAATTTGGTCGCAGCAGGCGTTAGTGAGTTGGTGATTAATCACGCCTATCGGGGTGAGCAAATAGAAACTTTTTTGGGGGATGGGTCGCGCTTTGGTGCAAAAATTCAATACTCCCCTGAAGCCGCTGCGCTGGAAACCGGAGGCGGTATTTTTAACGCTTTGCCGTTACTTGGTGTAGAGACATTTTTAGTGGTTAATGCGGATATCTGGACGGACTATCCGCTAGCAACGCTATTAGGCAAAAAGTGTGCTAGCGCGTACTTGGTTTTGGTGGATAACCCAGCGCATAACCCCAGTGGTGATTTTAACCTGGTTAAGTCGGCAAGCGCAGAGACAGGATTGCTAAAGTCTGACAGCGTTCCCGAAGCTGTAACCCTTACCTTTGCTGGTATCAGTCTGCTAAATCCGCTGTTGTTTGAGTCCTGCCAGTCCGGTGCTTTTCCGTTAGCGCCACTGCTTAGACAGGCAATAGCGCAAGGCCAGGTTAGCGCAGAACATTATCACGGGGCATGGTTTGATATCGGTACTCCCGAACGTCTCCAAATGACGAACCAATACCTGGAGCGATTATGA
- the djlA gene encoding co-chaperone DjlA yields the protein MIFGKLLGGLFGFSWLGFWGAVIGIYVGHLFDKGLAQHFSGAGSSSQAETQKAFFRMTFLMMGRMAKADGRVSQTEIKWAEYVMGRMNLSAEMRRQAIELFNHGKDANDDIADELKNFRSKVGRHATLIQMFLEIQIQAGYADGELNQQELELLQLARNILGISLFRFEAIHQRIRAERAFASGDYQQYGGGPQRQYSTQDKLQEAYRVLGVEPDSTEAEVKKAYRRLMSQHHPDKLVAKGLPEEMMKLAKEKTQEISAAYELIKEARA from the coding sequence ATGATATTTGGAAAATTGCTCGGTGGCTTGTTTGGCTTCTCATGGCTGGGTTTTTGGGGCGCGGTGATTGGTATCTATGTCGGACATTTGTTCGATAAAGGTTTAGCTCAACACTTTTCAGGGGCTGGCTCATCCTCGCAAGCGGAAACACAAAAAGCCTTTTTTCGCATGACATTTTTAATGATGGGGCGAATGGCCAAAGCCGACGGTCGGGTATCTCAAACCGAAATCAAATGGGCCGAATACGTGATGGGGCGCATGAACCTGTCGGCGGAAATGCGACGCCAGGCGATTGAGCTGTTTAACCACGGCAAGGATGCGAACGACGATATCGCCGATGAGCTGAAAAACTTTCGCAGCAAGGTGGGCCGTCATGCCACCCTCATCCAAATGTTTTTAGAGATTCAAATCCAAGCGGGTTATGCCGACGGTGAATTGAATCAACAAGAGCTTGAGCTGCTGCAATTAGCGCGTAATATCCTTGGTATTTCGCTATTCCGCTTCGAAGCGATTCATCAGCGTATTCGCGCGGAAAGAGCCTTTGCCAGCGGTGACTATCAACAATATGGTGGCGGTCCACAGCGACAATATTCGACACAGGATAAATTGCAGGAAGCATACCGTGTGCTGGGAGTTGAACCCGATAGTACGGAAGCCGAAGTCAAAAAAGCCTATCGTCGCCTGATGAGCCAGCACCATCCGGATAAACTCGTAGCGAAAGGTTTGCCAGAGGAAATGATGAAGCTGGCGAAGGAAAAAACACAGGAAATTTCAGCAGCTTATGAATTGATTAAAGAGGCTCGGGCTTAG